TGTTCATCGATCGAGGCGAACCTCCACAGTATGAAAGGGCACCCTCATGCACTATGCACGACTGGGAAACTCAGGCCTGAAGGTCAGCCGGATTGCACTGGGCTGCATGAGCTTCGGCGATCCGGCGTCCGGGTTCCAACAGTGGACCCTGCCCCAGGACGACGCACTGCCCTACTTCAAACAGGCACTCGAACTCGGAATCAACTTCTGGGACACCGCCAACGTGTACTCGTTCGGTGACTCCGAACGCATTGTGGGCGAGGCGATACGCCGCTACACCACACGCGACGACATCGTCCTGGCCACCAAAGTGTTTATCAAGGTCGGCGACGGACCCGGGGAGAGCGGACTGTCTCGCAAAGCGATCATGCAGCAGATCGACGCCTCGCTGACCCGCCTGGGTACCGACTACGTCGACCTCTATCAGATCCACCGGTTCGACCCCGACACTTCGGTGGAAGAGACCATGGAAGCGCTCCACGATGTGATCAAAGCTGGCAAAGTCCGCTACATCGGCGCCTCAGCGATGTGGGCCTGGCAGTTCTCGAAACTGCAACACACCGCAGACCTGCATGGATGGACCCGTTTCATCTCGATGCAGGACCAGTATTCGCTGCTCTACCGCGAGGAAGAACGGGAAATGTTCGGCCTCTTAGAAGACCAGGGCGTCGGCAGCATCCCATACAGCCCACTGGCTAAAGGCCGCGTTGCCCGACCCGCTGGCCAGCAAACCACTCGGTCCACCGATGACCCGGTAGGCAACAGTTTCTTCGCCGACACCGATCGTGACCGACCAGTCATCGAGGCGGTGCAATCCATCGCCGAGGCACGAGGTGTTCCCATGGCGCAGGTTGCCATGGCGTGGGTGTTGCATAATCCCGTCGTCACCGCTCCCATCGTCGGAGCAACCAAAACCCATCACCTCGATGACGCTGCCGCCGCAGTCGATATCACCCTCACCCAGGACGAGACCGCGCAGCTTGAACGCCACTACCAGGTCCGTGCCGCGGGCGGCTTCTGACTGTCCTTACCCCACCCAACCCGTATTACCACTGCGAAGGACCACCCCATGACACACCCTCCAGCACCAGTTGCCGTCGTCACCGGAGCCTCGTCCGGGATCGGCGAAGCCACCGCCCGCGCACTCGTCACCGGCGGCTACCGAGTCGCACTCCTGGCCCGGCGGAGTGACCGCATCAATGCACTGGCCGATGAACTCGGCGACAACGCTATCGCGATCCCGGCAGACGTCACCGATCGAGCATCAATGGTCGCCGCCGCTGACGTGGTCCAGCACCAGTTCGGCGGGGCCAACGTCCTGGTCAACAATGCTGGCATCATGCTGCTCGGCCCCTTCTCTTCCGAGCAACGCGACGACTACCGCGCCATGGTCGAGGTCAACCTGATGGGTGCAATCACCACGACCGAAGTATTCCTCGACCAACTCCGAACCGGCGGCGGCGACATCATCAACATCTCCTCAGTTGCCGGACGCACCGCCCGCGCCGGTAACGGCGTCTACGCCGCCACCAAGTGGGGCCTGAACGGATGGTCCGAAGCCCTGCGTCAAGAACTACTTCCGAATGTCCGCGTCACCCTCATCGAGCCCGGCATCGTGGACACCGAGCTACCCACCCACATCACCCACCAAGAGACGAAAACCGCAGTCTCCCAGGCCTACGATGCCGCCACAGTCACCGCCTCAGACATCGCAGAGGTCATCACCTTCGTCCTCACCCGACCGCGGCACCTCGCCATCCACGAAGTCCTGCTACGCCCCGCTGACCAACAACTCTGACAGCATCGCCGGTCACAAACTCGTCGTCGAGATGTCATCCCGCCAGCAGGCGCAGACTCCAGTCCCCACAGCGCAGCTGCTGACACGACGCTCGGCAGCCTGGCCAACGACACGGAATGGGTGCCTCCATGCCTAAACGCACTCCGCGTCAATCACTGCGCACAGCCTCAGCGACCACGCTCACCGGGCTCGCGACGACTTTCGCTCTGCTCGGATGCACAGCGTCTGAGAACGATCGCACTCCACAGACGACCACGCGCCCAAGTGGCCAGCCCGTCGCCTACGCCGACGATGTCTACACCGCCACAGGTGAGTACGGCAGCCAGCCGTCCCACATCACGGTGACATTGACCCTGTCGGACAACGTGATCACCGCAGTCACAGTGACTCCCCACGCAACAAACCCCACCTCGCTCGACTATCAGCGACGGCTCGCCCAAGCCGTCCCGCGGCTCGTCACCGGCCGGCCGATCGCGGACCTGCACGTGGCCAAAACCGCCGGTTCTAGCGGAACCCCCGAAGGATTCAACGACGCGATCGCGCAGATCCGCGACCAAGCAATCCGTTAGAAGCAGCGCTGCCCTACGGGCTGTCGGGGCTCAAAGTCTTAATCCGGAACCGCTGACCTCGGTATCGAGCCCGCGCGGCAAACAGTTGCAGAGACTCACGCCGTCTGTTCCGCACGTCGGCGACCGGGGTGCCTCAGCGGCCAGCGCAACTTGACACCGCGATTGAGAGTCCTTCCGCGACTTAGCGCAGCTCCCGCACAGC
This region of Williamsia sp. DF01-3 genomic DNA includes:
- a CDS encoding aldo/keto reductase, with the translated sequence MHYARLGNSGLKVSRIALGCMSFGDPASGFQQWTLPQDDALPYFKQALELGINFWDTANVYSFGDSERIVGEAIRRYTTRDDIVLATKVFIKVGDGPGESGLSRKAIMQQIDASLTRLGTDYVDLYQIHRFDPDTSVEETMEALHDVIKAGKVRYIGASAMWAWQFSKLQHTADLHGWTRFISMQDQYSLLYREEEREMFGLLEDQGVGSIPYSPLAKGRVARPAGQQTTRSTDDPVGNSFFADTDRDRPVIEAVQSIAEARGVPMAQVAMAWVLHNPVVTAPIVGATKTHHLDDAAAAVDITLTQDETAQLERHYQVRAAGGF
- a CDS encoding SDR family oxidoreductase, whose protein sequence is MTHPPAPVAVVTGASSGIGEATARALVTGGYRVALLARRSDRINALADELGDNAIAIPADVTDRASMVAAADVVQHQFGGANVLVNNAGIMLLGPFSSEQRDDYRAMVEVNLMGAITTTEVFLDQLRTGGGDIINISSVAGRTARAGNGVYAATKWGLNGWSEALRQELLPNVRVTLIEPGIVDTELPTHITHQETKTAVSQAYDAATVTASDIAEVITFVLTRPRHLAIHEVLLRPADQQL